In Carassius auratus strain Wakin unplaced genomic scaffold, ASM336829v1 scaf_tig00044258, whole genome shotgun sequence, a single window of DNA contains:
- the LOC113086941 gene encoding uncharacterized protein LOC113086941, protein MAESAQNKGNSHALRPTKERHGTEPPNDTIDQMLENLNAYLDKRLGLRKCHDDICQKYSIKYSESGLWALPDIKRAYGKMQRLRTYTNRDGLSVILLKQIRQHLQRCETDKLQHEKKAEKAKVRALAEQLQTVKKDKERLLHQNDKLLTLLSKRLESKASSSSDNSDADINTHTEITKDKLKVRLAPVIIKNRRTETENEEEYEEDGDRRTRTVKKVIKKYVPYRTYQPATPEQVDKWSKELPDVYKQPRKVWQFLQRLQKIYNLHPLDSVMIVNVNLRDNDQQRLTESVERRIGESQENIEAGWEAVQTFLFELKPAEVNWAKITSCVQKTGESVAEFEERFRQTWMEHAGLNNNIEELCEDTSIPFKTIFVNGLKPEVSKTLKIRYDDWDSTGTTFMQIVEWSAKIERTQEVDLRVLQSKTLSYNNRTMGYEKSEYQRHSREKNQERFRHCNEEGHWIRDCKLSLRQSDDDHLLKRFQQLTAKQKQTLLNAVEPQGN, encoded by the coding sequence ATGGCTGAGTCTGCACAAAACAAAGGCAATAGTCATGCATTGAGGCCAACAAAAGAAAGACATGGAACAGAACCTCCAAATGATACCATTGATCAGATGTTGGAGAATCTGAATGCATATCTGGACAAAAGGCTGGGACTGAGGAAGTGCCATGATGACATCTGCCAGAAGTACAGCATCAAGTACTCAGAGAGTGGACTATGGGCTTTGCCGGACATTAAAAGGGCTTATGGAAAGATGCAGCGCTTAAGGACATACACCAACAGAGATGGCTTGTCTGTAATTTTGCTCAAACAAATTCGACAGCATCTACAGAGATGTGAAACTGACAAATTACAACATGAGAAAAAAGCAGAGAAAGCAAAGGTTCGAGCACTGGCTGAACAATTACAGACTGTAAAGAAGGACAAAGAAAGACTGttacatcagaatgacaagttgtTAACTTTGCTCTCCAAACGACTGGAATCAAAAGCTTCAAGCAGCTCTGATAACAGTGATGCAGATATCAACACACATACTGAAATTACAAAGGACAAACTGAAGGTTAGACTTGCTCCTGTAATTATTAAGAACAgaagaactgaaactgaaaatgaagAGGAGTATGAGGAAGATGGTGATCGACGAACTCGCACAgtaaaaaaggtaataaagaaATATGTTCCATACAGAACATACCAGCCAGCTACTCCAGAGCAagttgacaaatggtcaaaagaaTTGCCAGATGTGTACAAGCAACCACGGAAAGTATGGCAATTTCTTCAACGCTTGCAGAAAATCTACAATTTACATCCACTGGACAGTGTGATGATTGTTAATGTGAACTTAAGAGACAATGACCAACAACGACTTACAGAAAGTGTTGAAAGAAGGATTGGTGAATCTCAAGAAAACATTGAAGCTGGATGGGAAGCGGTTCAAACCTTCTTATTTGAACTGAAACCTGCAGAGGTTAATTGGGCTAAAATTACCTCTTGTGTGCAGAAGACAGGAGAAAGTGTTGCAGAATTTGAAGAACGCTTCAGACAAACTTGGATGGAACATGCTGGTTTGAACAACAACATTGAAGAACTCTGTGAAGACACTAGCATCCCTTTTAAAACCATATTTGTGAATGGACTGAAACCTGAGGTTTCTAAAACTCTTAAAATCAGGTATGATGACTGGGACAGCACTGGAACAACATTTATGCAGATTGTAGAATGGTCAGCAAAGATTGAAAGAACACAGGAAGTCGATCTCAGAGTTTTACAATCCAAAACCTTGTCATACAACAACAGGACAATGGGATACGAAAAAAGTGAATATCAGAGACACTCAAGAGAGAAAAATCAGGAAAGATTTAGACATTGCAACGAGGAAGGACACTGGATTCGTGATTGTAAGCTGAGTTTGAGACAAAGTGATGACGACCACCTGTTGAAGAGGTTTCAGCAGTTGACagccaaacaaaaacagactctGCTAAATGCTGTGGAGCCACAGGGAAACTGA